The Girardinichthys multiradiatus isolate DD_20200921_A chromosome 24, DD_fGirMul_XY1, whole genome shotgun sequence genome has a window encoding:
- the LOC124861155 gene encoding protein NLRC3-like yields MVQCEDREDRVPPSKTTLCGEHEDQSKVQRKRSEPEPGPEPSCVSLKSNRSMGKPIKFKSAQRSAANRIQQTLKPEPEPEPSCVSLKSDDSFGRVIDFKSDQCSAAKRVDQQNSEVPSGPSAQQHQTQLDSIFMLLEDNIVTFVKNELKKIQKVLSPDYPESLESQWEDEEVFEGEDEEQRRRGREAFVKITLNFLKKMKQEELAERLQSKHVASICQHQLKSGLKKRFQCVFEGIAKAGSPTLLNQIYTELYITEGGTGEVNDEHEVRQIETASRKPHRPETTIRQEDIFKVPPGRDQPIRTVMTKGVAGIGKTVLTQKFTLDWAEDKAHQNIQFIFPFTFRELNVLKEKKFSLVDLVHHFFTETKEICSFEHFQVLFIFDGLDESRLPLDFHNKEILTDVTESTSVDVLLTNLIRGKLLPSALLWITTRPAAANQIPPECVGMVTEVRGFTDPQKEEYFRKRFRDEEQASRIISHMKTSRSLHIMCHIPVFCWITATVLEDVLKTREGGELPNTLIEMFIHFLVVQTKVKKVKYDGGSETDPHWSPESRKMIKSLGKLAFDQLKKGNLIFYESDLTECGIDIRAASVYSGVFTQIFREERRLYQNKVFCFVHLSVQEFLAALHAHRTFVNSGVNLMEYQKNIYSSNHILSWLKLFYEQNLTSFHQNAVNVALSSSNGHLDLFLRFLLGLSVETNQTLVQGLLTKTGSSSQTNEGTVQYIKEKINENLSAEKSINLFHCLNELNDRSLVQEIQQSLSSGSLSTDKLSPAQWSALV; encoded by the exons ATGGTTCAGTGTGAGGACAGAGAGGACAGAGTCCCTCCCTCTAAAACCACTCTGTGTGGAGAACATGAGGACCAGAGCAAAGTTCAGAG GAAacgatcagaaccagaacctggacctgaacccagCTGTGTGTCCTTGAAGAGCAACAGGTCAATGGGTAAACCTATTAAATTTAAATCAGCTCAACGTTCAGCTGCAAACAG GATCCAACAGACCCtcaaaccagaaccagaaccagaacccagcTGTGTGTCCTTAAAGAGCGATGATTCATTTGGTCGTGTTATTGATTTTAAATCAGATCAATGTTCAGCAGCAAAGAG AGTGGACCAGCAGAACTCAGAGGTTCCCAGTGGTCCGTCTGCCCAGCAGCATCAAACACAGCTGGACTCCATATTTATG ctgctggaggacaacaTTGTTACTTTTGTGAAGAACGAGCTGAAGAAGATCCAGAAGGTTCTGAGTCCAGATTACCCAGAAAGTTTAGAGAGTCAGTGGGAGGATGAGGAGGTGTTTGAAGGTGAGGATGAAGAGCAGAGGAGGAGAGGCAGAGAGGCTTTTGTGAAGATCACACTGAACTTCCTGAAGAAGATGAAGCAGGAGGAGCTGGCTGAACGTCTGCAGAGCA AACATGTTGCATCCATTTGTCAACATCAACTTAAATCTGGTCTGAAGAAGAGGTTCCAGTGTGTGTTTGAGGGGATCGCTAAAGCAGGAAGTCCAACCCTTCTGAACCAGATCTACACAGAGCTCTACATCACAGAGGGAGGGACTGGAGAGGTCAATGATGAACATGAGGTCAGACAGATTGAAACAGCATCCAGGAAACCACACAGACCAGAAACAACCATCAGAcaagaagacatctttaaagtcCCACCTGGAAgagatcaaccaatcagaacagTGATGACAAAGGGAGTGGCTGGCATTGGGAAAACAGTCTTAACCCAGAAGTTCACTCTGGACTGGGCTGAAGACAAAGCCCACCAGAACATCCAGTTCATATTTCCATTCACCTTCAGAGAGCTGAATGtgctgaaagagaaaaagttcagcttggtggaccttgttcatcacttctttactgaaaccAAAGAAATCTGCAGCTTTGAACACTTCCAGGTTCTGTTCATCTTTGATGGTCTGGATGAGAGTCGACTTCCTCTGGACTTCCACAACAAGGAGATCCTGACTGATGTTACAGAATCCACCTCAGTGGATGTTCTGCTGACAAACCTCATCAGGGGGAAACTGCTTCCCTCTGCTCTCCTCTGGATAACCACACGAcctgcagcagccaatcagatccCTCCTGAGTGTGTTGGCATGgtgacagaggtcagagggttcACTGACCCCCAGAAGGAGGAGTACTTCAGGAAGAGATTTAGAGATGAGGAGCAGGCCAGCAGGATCATCTCCCACATGAAGACATCAAGAAGCCTCCACATCATGTGCCACATCCCAGTCTTCTGCTGGATCACTGCTACGGTTCTGGAGGATGTGTTGAAGACCAGAGAGGGAGGAGAGCTGCCCAACACCCTGATTGAGATGTTCATCCACTTCCTGGTGGTTCAGACCAAAGTGAAGAAGGTCAAGTATGATGGAGGATCTGAGACAGATCCACACTGGAGTCCAGAGAGCAGGAAGATGATTAAGTCTCTGGGAAAACTGGCTTTTGATCAGCTGAAGAAAGGAAACCTGATCTTCTATGAATCAGACCTGACAGAGTGTGGCATCGATATCAGAGCAGCCTCAGTGTACTCAGGAGTGTTCACACAGATCTTTAGAGAGGAGAGAAGGCTGTACCAGAACAAGGTGTTCTGCTTCGTCCATCTGAGTGTTCAGGAGTTTCTGGCTGCTCTTCATGCCCATCGGACCTTCGTCAACTCTGGTGTCAATCTGATGGAataccaaaaaaacatttattcgtCTAACCACATTCTGTCTTGGTTGAAATTATTTTACGAGCAAAATCTAACAAGTTTCCATCAGAATGCTGTGAATGTGGCATTATCGAGTTCAAATGGACACCTGGACTTGTTCCTCCGCTTCCTCCTTGGTCTTTCAGTGGAGACCAATCAGACTCTCGTGCAAGGTCTGCTGACAAAGACAGGAAGTAGCTCACAGACCAATGAGGGAACAGTTCAGTACATCAAGGAGAAGATCAATGAGAATCTGTCTGCAGAGAAAAGCATCAACCTGTTCCACtgtctgaatga